One stretch of Tribolium castaneum strain GA2 chromosome 5, icTriCast1.1, whole genome shotgun sequence DNA includes these proteins:
- the LOC660986 gene encoding ubiquitin-conjugating enzyme E2 N — MANGTTRRILVETKNLSKDPPPGISAIPDDENCRYFHIVMAGPQGSPYEGGLFRLELFLPENYPLTPPNVRFLTKIYHPNIDKLGRICLDILKEQWSPALQIRTVLLSIQALLSSPNPDDPLANDVAYTWKTRTSEAIIRAKDWTRIYAME; from the coding sequence ATGGCAAACGGCACAACTCGCCGCATCCTCGTTGAAACGAAGAACCTCTCCAAAGACCCGCCTCCTGGCATTAGTGCTATCCCGGACGATGAAAACTGCCGTTACTTCCACATCGTGATGGCCGGTCCTCAGGGATCCCCCTACGAAGGCGGTCTCTTCCGACTCGAGCTGTTCCTCCCCGAAAACTACCCCCTAACGCCTCCAAACGTGCGCTTCTTGACCAAAATCTATCATCCGAATATTGACAAATTGGGGAGGATTTGTCTGGATATTTTGAAAGAGCAGTGGTCGCCGGCTTTGCAAATTCGCACCGTTTTGCTCTCGATTCAAGCCTTGCTGAGTAGTCCGAATCCAGACGACCCTTTGGCCAACGATGTGGCTTACACTTGGAAAACAAGGACCAGTGAAGCCATCATCAGGGCCAAGGACTGGACCAGGATTTACGCCATGGagtga